One Eurosta solidaginis isolate ZX-2024a chromosome 1, ASM4086904v1, whole genome shotgun sequence genomic window, gtccgtccgtccgtaataACAATAATTTCAGTatatttttaggtatcttaatgaaattttgtaagttcctgggcgctcaactcagatcgctatttaaaaccaACGAAATCGTattataatcacgcccacttttccgatatcgaaaatttcgaaaaaccaaaaagtgtgataattcattaccaataacggataaagcgatgaaactaggtaggtgggttgaccttatgacgcagaatagaaaattagtaaaattttggacaatggcgtggcaccgcccaattttaaaagaaggtaattttaaagttttgcaagctgtaatttggtagctgagtatttaatgttcggttacactcgaacttagccttcgttacttgtttttattaccCGCATATGAAAGTGCTAACTTCACACAGAATTTTTCGTTCTTGATATAACTCTTTACGAAAGggggacaaacgaaaatgtttcctggacaaacggtGGAGAtaagatttagcacaataaagcgaaaaaaaattttttggggttctttcgaaaaaaaaaaatatttttgttataactttttacaaAACGTggaaaaccaaaatttttcctggacaaacatggacaaacgacggacatacgattggggtttttcgaaaaaagaacatatttttgctataactttctagcgaaaggtggacaaacgaaaattttttcctggataaacatggacaaacgacggacataagATTAAGCACAATAAAGCGGGAAAAATTTTGgtttcttccaaaaaaaaaaatgtttttgttttaaaaggtggacaaacgaaaaattttcctggacaaacgtggacaaacgaatgacatttggttttttcaattacTCGCATATGAAGGTCCCAACTTCACACAGAATTCTTTAGAATTCTTTTTTAAATAACTGTTTAACAAAAGgtcgacaaacgaaaatttttcctgggcaaacatggacaaacgaatgggatgtgtttttttttaaataccaacTACACAGAGCTTCGAGTGTGCTGTCCAATTGCTGCTCTAGTACCTGGTTTAGATGGGTTGGTACTTGTGTTTTGGCAGCACGTTGCAACGAATGCGCCAGTCGGGCGGTTGCCATTGGAGCTGCATTCGACCGATGTCGCGATCATATATACAGAACATATGGTGTGGGGGACTAGTTGATACCTACTTCTTCGGCGAGTGCGTGTATCCGAAAAGAAGCGGTGGAGCGGAGGTAAAAGCTGGTACTTGGCATTGATCCTATCCATGTAACGTAGATTATAGTAATGGGTTGGAGCGGCCGCGTTAGTTGGAGGCGCCATAAACAGCGGACAGTGGATGTGACCTGATGGGCAGCTTTGTTGCTAGAAGGTGGCGGAGGTGCGCTTGAGAGTAAACCGTCTCAGGTAAATCCTTTTCCAACATATGCAACAAAATCACAGCCTAGGGTCGGGATTGAGTTCAATAGCTTCCTGaagcaggagggtatggagcagtccagctgcaagtaGCTGCTCCGAGAAagacaatttgtgggaaggactcaacaaattaaatagggttacgctgaaatggcagcccttggtcgggaaaaaaatcACAAATCgcaccggtacatagaaccggctgccgtgggattTGGTTCTTCAAACAAATCAAATATACGTTTTGTTTGTAATTTGATTCTTCAACTATATTAAAGATACTTGTTACACCTTTCATGCCAATGGAATGGTACATTAAGTTCGTCCGAGTCTCAATATtgttgtccgattagacatttgtcggaaccgatcgGATCGGGCCCCTATAGCATATATACCATGTCAAGCTCGCTGGACCCGTCACTGCTAATCGCCCTAGCCAAGCTTTAGGGGTTAGGCTGATGGCGCGATGTTTGGGCGAAATTGCAACTTTAAAAGGGTGAAAATCGTTTCCGAAGTTTCCTATAAAATACCGAAGATTTTTTGAATAGTACTAAAATGGCGTTTTCTGGTTTTTTGAAATCGATAATGTCGCAAATTCCAAACCCAAAAcaaatttttgatattatttttcaTCATCTAATTCTTTCGAGTTCTTCAACGTAATATATGCTTAAAAAACtaacttttttccttttttatatatgtatatactgttGCACCCTAAATGTATATGGTTTTAACAATTTTCAGCCTACCTTAAGACCACAGTTGATTATTTTGCGCCCGGCGAACTTGGCATTTGcaaaaaagtatatatgtatgtataacgaACGACTTAATGGATATGGTTCGGTAACACTTGCAATTatgggttttatcgagttgtcctctttAAATCCTCGATATGAGGCATGTATGGTCGGTCTTGGGGTGCAGAATAGACCCTGTTTCATGAGAAATTTTGCCCTGAATGAAAGAGTAAAGGGGGACCCGAGACTTGAACCCAGCGCCGCCGCAATAATCAGACTTTTAAAACTagattttacaaaaaacaaagCAATAACAAAGGTAAAACAACAAACGCGTAGAGACAAATAAACAATATAAAGATAAACGGACACGATTGGGTAATTAATGGCTTCGGTTTGCCTTTAGTGAACCACTTAGACACGCCACTGAAACTAGTATTTATCTAGTATAGTATACAACTAGTGGGTTACACCGCAGGAATACTAATTCCGAGGTAGTTAAATTAGATAAATGCTTTGTCTGCAGGGTATCTGCACTGTACGtactgaaaatatgaaaaaattaccttTTCCGGTAGTGGTATGACAGGTGTAAAATATGTGTTGTTTTCCTCCTCTTGATACTCGTTTTCATCAACGTCGTCTGTTACGACATCTGCATCGCCTCCACCGCATCCAAACTTAATTGGGGTTTTGCCCGACTTACCGGGACTTTTTGGTTTTAAGGTAAAATTAAAATCTATCTTGTCCAATGAGAATGTAGATTCTCCACCTGCACCGGAAGACGCAGTCATTGTCTCCATAGCTTTAGATGACAAGGAGAATGAGAACGATGGCTTCAATAAAGATGGATTCTCCGTCGGTTTTATGCCTGAAAGATCTTGGGATAACGGTAAGGTTTTTTCTGAGGTGGCAAAATTGCCAAATATCGATTTTCCTGATTCGTTGGGTGCAGTCGTGGTTGGACCACCAAATACAAAACCACTGTTAGGAAGTGTATTATTTGAATTATCAACGCagactgttgttgctgttgaggTATAAGTCTCTGTGACAGCATTAAATCCGAAACTAAACTTTTGTTTTGGATTAGAGAGCGCAAGTAAATGATTTGGTGATTCCTTTTTGCTGATTGTATCATCTTTCGGTGTATTACAAGCTTTACAATATGCATCATCAATGACGTTGAGTAAGTAACATCCTTGGCATGTCCAGGAACCTATCTTTGGTTTGAACTGATCGCCAAAACCAATCTTAGCAGTTGGTGGTAGGGCCGACATATTTGTTTTTTCTGAATCAATACCACTTGAGGTTAAGGTAGGCTTATCATAATTAAACGAATCTTTCGTTGAAAATTTAGGTATATTTTTCTCATAAGTGGTTGTTGGTGCTAAGCCAAACACAAAGGACGGCTTTGGAAGACTTTTAGGCAAgatatttatatcttttttggTTGGTACTATCCCATTCTTAGAGGTTTCACATGCAACGCATTTCTTTTTGTCAGCCGCATTACGCGTGTAACAAGCAGAGCAATCCCATGACCCAGCCTTTGGTTTAAAAGTATCTCCAAAACCCTTGGAAGTGGATTCCTTGCTCTCTATTGCGTTCTCCTTTATCTGTTCAGCTATGTTGGCATTAACATTTTCCTCGTCAGCCACATCCCTCATATTTGCTTGCGCTTTTAGTACAGTTTCatgaaattgtttacatgttTCCGGTAATTTGAAACGCACCGTTAGCATTTCAGTGGCTAGTTCGTTTTCTGAAAAGTCTTGACCAGCCCACGTCAATGCAGTTGTTgaattttttgcatatttaaaaacGGTATTCTTATACAAACGCTGATTACAGCATAGTTTGTGAATCTGTTCACGTCTCATAACCAATCGGACTCGGTTTAAGTCTTCCTTGTCCTGTAGAAGTTTCATATTTCCAATTCCACGCTCCTTCCACTCTCCTGCCTCTTTATCGAATCGCAAAAGCTTGGCACGATGTTCGTATAACAAAATCTCATTTTCTTCACCTGTGGAAACTTCCACTAAATCTGGTAATGGTATCACTGGATTAAATGTGGCTGTAGGTACATATTCCTCTTCCGTATCAGAAGCACCGGATTTGTTTAATGATGTTGTTACCGCCATGTTGACCGGTTCAATGGCAAGAGAGGACTGAAAGGTTGGCAAGCTTTCTATGTTGAATGGTGAGGAATCGGTACAACCAGGCTTGCCCAAACTACTGAAAATATTACCAAAAGGTGAGGCAGAAGTTGTAGTTGACGAGATAGCAGCTGTTGAACTGATCGAGATTGTGGCGGCAGGACTTTTACCTAAACTGAAATTAGCAAATGGCGCCATTGTTGATTTTAATAGATCCCCTTCATTGTTGTTTACTGCAGTAGTACTAGTAGTAGGATCAGTGGCAGTTGTGAATGTTGTAGCGATTCCACTAAATAATGATTTAGACACTCCACCATTTAAGAAAGCATTTGCTTCAGTAGATACTAAAGTCGTTGAAGACGGTACAACAGGTGCTACCTTATCAGAGACTAATTTGGCAGCTGGGGTGCTCGTGGCAAAGTTAGACATGCCTATATTTTCCGATTGTAGTTGTTGGGAAGATTCTTTTTCCTTAACCAAATTTTTCTTAAATCCATTTCCATCCTTTTTTATATCTAGCTCTTCTGCTTCTTTTTGTGCTTTAATGAAAGCATCACGGAACTTTTCTGCAAGCTCGGTAGTCTTAAAACGTACCAAGAAACGTTCGGttttcaattcttcatcagcAAAGTCGTTAGCTATCCATATATGACCTTTCTTTTCACTAATAGGTGTTGTTAATATTAACTCTTTAATAATCTTATGATTAGCACATATTTTATAAGTCTTCTCACGACGCATGAGTATTCTTGAAAAGCCCTCCTTGTTTCTAAGAATTTTTATATCTCCAATACCACGTTCCTTCCAATCTTTGTCAGAATAACGATATAATTTAGCACGACAACAAAACTTTATATCCTCATCCTCCTCACCAGTTCTAACTTCAATTTCGTCTGGCAAAGGGATTATTGGTTTAAAGTCAGGCCTTGGATCGTATTCAACCTCAGGTTCAGCGCCACTTTTATTTCCGCTACTGGAAAAGCTTTCAGACAATTTATTAAGTATTGTGATGCTTTctccagaaatatttcctgcagCAGCTGCCGCTTGGGCTTGTTCGATTTGTGGTTTAAAGCTAAACGTAGTAGTACTAATAGTAGTTGATGGTGGATTGGAAGTTATACTTTTTACGCTGCTTCCGCCAAATATTGTTGCTGTTGATGCTACAGGAGTCGTACTACCCAAACCAAATCCTGTAATACCAATAGCATTAGAAACAGTGACGCTCGTAGTTGAAGATGTTTGTAAAGACATTTGAGGTATTGAAGGTTGCATATTTATTTCTGAAGTTGCAACAAAACTGGGTTTAATGTGGTGAGGAGGTATTGTAACGCTCAAAGTTGGTTGCTGTGCCATTAGAGCAGGCCTATTAGGATTTGGTAATGGATCCGAGTTAGTGATAACAACATTAGCTGGTGGGCCCTTTTCAACCGGTTGATTATTAAGTGATTTGTTGAACTGAATTGCAGAGGACATTCCACCAGAAGCTGGCTGAGATGATATAGCTTGTACCAAAGAACTAACTCCTTGAAGATTTGGAGCATTGCAAGCAATTGGTGGAATTATGGGTGCGATAGACATGGGAACTGACAGTTGAGGTAACTGCGCAGGCACAGTAGGTTGCTGATGTGGTTGTGTTAATAAACCATAGAAATTGTTGGGGCGACCACCTTGCGGCGGTGCCGGCAGCAAAGGAGTGGACGGCGCCATACTAAAGGTCAAACTCGCATCCATATATTGCATCGGAAGAGCACTTCGTGGgccttaaaataaaaaatgtgcatacAATCTATAAGGTTTCCAAATAAATGCTTTCTAATATAATACTTACCCAACATACTCCCAGCGGATACAGGAGGAACTTGTGGTTGTGGCATTATATATGGTTGCGTATAAAAGTTCATTGGATAATTTGgattaaaaattgaattattaTATGCAGCAGCAGCTGCAGCTGCTACTATATGGTTTGGTTGCATATGCATCGAGTTTCTTTGCTGAgctgtctgttgttgttgttgttgtgattgctGTGTCACCGCAAATGGACTATGTACACCAGCAAGCGCCGGGCTATTGGATCCATTTGGAACATTCGATAACAAACTGACAGTCATATGGGGCTGAGCTGGCGGATGGTACAGTGGATTTTGTAATGTATCTTCTATCATATAAAGATCATCCAAAACATGAGATGCATCGTCACGTGATGGTGGATTCGATGTAATGCATGTACGTTTCATAGATTCTTCGAGACCGGAAATTTTATCCTTGAGAGAAGTTAATTCCTCTTTAACTAAACTTAATGTATTGACCATTTGCTTTAGCAAGCTTTCCATTTCATTATTACGCGGCGAACCGATCACAGTTTCACGCCTTGTTCGATTTATAGCTGGAGTAGCAGGTAGTGATATCTCATTATAAAAGTCATCTTCAGCATCTTCATAGGTGCTCGAATTATTGTGCCCGACAACAGGACTACCCTCATTAATAAATTTCATAGTTGCTTGCTGTAAGCGTTTCAGTTCGGTATGTATTATAGAGTTCAAAGGATGGTCAGGATTGGTACTTTCAGTACTTTTCAGCAAATTCAAAGTCTGGTTAAGGCATTCACTTGCGCGATCCAAATACGTACGTTTAGCCTTTTTTGGAGTTTTATTAGCTTCATCTAATTTGCGATAAGCTTCGGCTTGTAAATAAGTTGCAAATGGCAACTGAATACCAGCTAACTCGTCAATTAAGCCCTCATAATCAGCTTTCTTAAAATAACGCGAAGCCAAGTATGATACAGCGTCTTCAGCCGCATTAGAAATTTCATGTTCAATTATAGAAGTATTGGCTTTGGGAAATTTAAAGAGTTTGCGGAATGGTTCTAATACACCTTTATTATTCATTTTAACCATATTTAATccatatttgtaaatattttcggCACGAGACTCCAAAAAAGCCttttctatatttttaacaatatCTTGAGAACGTGCAACAAA contains:
- the Nup358 gene encoding E3 SUMO-protein ligase RanBP2, with translation MYKTKKEVDAHVRTALCKLRSEEERNLRSFTIAKLYFKINEYSSAEQYICSYLSVKEDNDQAHKLLGQCYQRLKKLDKALQAFQRSLQLNPKQPDILADVCQLLLDHKNVNLNKARYWCDLAESEKVQHDAVFSLRLKLLNKENLEANQVEDLIQREISMRPNDVQLRVRLIRNYIEQNKVIDAFKYIYNFEMSMLDDFVNNNEWYNTIWLVLNKYEQIPNTNKDWEFWLLLIICLERQVNISFTLTSGSGIAGVTETANLLFNLDQYLFKATQMSDKLCAQQELINLFLDHYRGQMTIHAVALIFKRELLQNKNKWKETVKIILPLLLLAYQTNVPSNREPWMKHCDEQSKHLIQLWNREGSFRCAQAGRTLLACVADDLATSKENVNQQINHILGNSSPLWRNDDELLSQIRQTCSDKQWRRNVFALLYCNSDQKVKEQSSLLIKSPKLNEPVFELPSFAYIEHHEEIAQYLKPQSLQHMVYLSLGNDNLAYVRAKYFSGLNFSTQNLAFCGAESLNQLDVDTFLYAATIQAKQALQVEREALGNYNYGNRSACGRPRILPFVNLHEKLCTEEQSNWWLAAYQVYKNLSNENLAELRANLQFGIEAVRGVNGPKIDMIIVFKLGQIFVARSQDIVKNIEKAFLESRAENIYKYGLNMVKMNNKGVLEPFRKLFKFPKANTSIIEHEISNAAEDAVSYLASRYFKKADYEGLIDELAGIQLPFATYLQAEAYRKLDEANKTPKKAKRTYLDRASECLNQTLNLLKSTESTNPDHPLNSIIHTELKRLQQATMKFINEGSPVVGHNNSSTYEDAEDDFYNEISLPATPAINRTRRETVIGSPRNNEMESLLKQMVNTLSLVKEELTSLKDKISGLEESMKRTCITSNPPSRDDASHVLDDLYMIEDTLQNPLYHPPAQPHMTVSLLSNVPNGSNSPALAGVHSPFAVTQQSQQQQQQTAQQRNSMHMQPNHIVAAAAAAAYNNSIFNPNYPMNFYTQPYIMPQPQVPPVSAGSMLGPRSALPMQYMDASLTFSMAPSTPLLPAPPQGGRPNNFYGLLTQPHQQPTVPAQLPQLSVPMSIAPIIPPIACNAPNLQGVSSLVQAISSQPASGGMSSAIQFNKSLNNQPVEKGPPANVVITNSDPLPNPNRPALMAQQPTLSVTIPPHHIKPSFVATSEINMQPSIPQMSLQTSSTTSVTVSNAIGITGFGLGSTTPVASTATIFGGSSVKSITSNPPSTTISTTTFSFKPQIEQAQAAAAAGNISGESITILNKLSESFSSSGNKSGAEPEVEYDPRPDFKPIIPLPDEIEVRTGEEDEDIKFCCRAKLYRYSDKDWKERGIGDIKILRNKEGFSRILMRREKTYKICANHKIIKELILTTPISEKKGHIWIANDFADEELKTERFLVRFKTTELAEKFRDAFIKAQKEAEELDIKKDGNGFKKNLVKEKESSQQLQSENIGMSNFATSTPAAKLVSDKVAPVVPSSTTLVSTEANAFLNGGVSKSLFSGIATTFTTATDPTTSTTAVNNNEGDLLKSTMAPFANFSLGKSPAATISISSTAAISSTTTSASPFGNIFSSLGKPGCTDSSPFNIESLPTFQSSLAIEPVNMAVTTSLNKSGASDTEEEYVPTATFNPVIPLPDLVEVSTGEENEILLYEHRAKLLRFDKEAGEWKERGIGNMKLLQDKEDLNRVRLVMRREQIHKLCCNQRLYKNTVFKYAKNSTTALTWAGQDFSENELATEMLTVRFKLPETCKQFHETVLKAQANMRDVADEENVNANIAEQIKENAIESKESTSKGFGDTFKPKAGSWDCSACYTRNAADKKKCVACETSKNGIVPTKKDINILPKSLPKPSFVFGLAPTTTYEKNIPKFSTKDSFNYDKPTLTSSGIDSEKTNMSALPPTAKIGFGDQFKPKIGSWTCQGCYLLNVIDDAYCKACNTPKDDTISKKESPNHLLALSNPKQKFSFGFNAVTETYTSTATTVCVDNSNNTLPNSGFVFGGPTTTAPNESGKSIFGNFATSEKTLPLSQDLSGIKPTENPSLLKPSFSFSLSSKAMETMTASSGAGGESTFSLDKIDFNFTLKPKSPGKSGKTPIKFGCGGGDADVVTDDVDENEYQEEENNTYFTPVIPLPEKIEVKTGEENEEVLYVHRAKLYRYMDGEWKERGIGDVKILRHKETNKLRIVMRRDQVLKICLNHVLNKEVEYKYKDDKSWLFIVYDFSEDSVKLEKFSLRFKTKEIAQGFMDAVNSAVAGIAIEGTSNSVTSTTSNLTKDLEKENIFTKSTTPNILDADRATAEKLQLPYEFFITKPTCVGCRGCDSDKFVFSSSDKATTFVDNEDCINVLKPLELPSLSLPKSDSTNRPLLKQSALSPMILLPAAERLEPSKSNNIVTPKTTETNIFSGSGGVSTTAFSAAADNTASDFSFAAAMSNNNEKKTGSSSGGFLFGNSIVGRSGSIFSEDNKPVFGETPSIFGNSNTMLSKSTNCTRSETDKSRLIFGNTNNSMGVQFGAKTVFGTVDKPIFDGKSTPTTTSIFSSASNSTSNAQEGTSFGGSSFTTLANTESSIFGCNNTTTMNFRTGNCSNNSIFQEQSTVAPSFADLSIKAGIIDFASLAAKARSESTSKSDDKPGSGGFVGLTDQDAFSSFAKSNVNISKVSKENDKAAGDDENYDPHYDPIIALPDEIQVSTGEEEETKLFGERSTLFRYDSVTKEWKERGVGELKILQHKTKQTYRMVMRREQIHKLVLNHAIGSDFSFNNMNNNPKSFIWATMNYAESSEGELEKLAVRFKNVDVANCFREKLNQCIEATQHRAE